The following proteins are co-located in the Pseudomonas cavernae genome:
- a CDS encoding glycosyltransferase produces the protein MSSRKFGLNLVVFVAVAALFTGFWALINRPVSAPDWPEQISGFSFSPFRLDQNPQKNQYPNDAQIRADLELLSKQTDNIRTYSVEGTLADIPRLAEEFGLRVTLGVWISPDIERNEREIAQAIEIANSSRSVVRVVVGNEALFRREITADKLIAYLDRVRAAVKVPVTTSEQWHIWQEHPELAKHVDLIAAHVLPYWEFVPMEDSTDFVLERAKDLKKLFPKKPLLLSEVGWPSNGRMRGGADATQADQAIYLRTLVHALNSKGYNYFVIEAFDQPWKASEEGSVGAYWGVYNAERQAKFNFEGPVVAIPQWRVLAIGSVVLALLALTLMLIDGSALRQRGRTFLTFVAFAGGSVLVWIGYDYSQQYSTWFSLTVGLLLGVGALGVFIVLLTEAHELAETVWTRTRRRPFSPVLTDSAYRPKVSVHVPCYNEPPEMVKQTLDALANLDYPDFEVLIIDNNTKDPAVWEPVRDYCAQLGPRFKFFHVAPLAGFKGGALNYILPHTAADAEVIAVIDSDYCVDRNWLKHMVPHFADPKIAVVQSPQDYRDGNESTFKKLCYAEYKGFFHIGMVTRNDRNAIIQHGTMTMIRRSVMDELQWADWTICEDAELGLRVFEKGYAAAYAYDSFGKGLMPDTFIDYKKQRFRWAYGAIQIMKGHARSLFLGKDCELKSGQRYHFIAGWLPWIADGLNIFFTIGALLWSAAMIIVPQRVDPPLMIFAIPPLALFFFKFGKIMFLYQRAVGVDLKRSFQAAIAGLALSHTIAKAVLYGTFTKTIPFFRTPKMASNHGILVALAEAREEVFIMLLLWGAAAGIGVVQGLPSADVKFWVTMLLVQSLPYLAALIMAMLSSLPKPAEQAVENEVAAV, from the coding sequence ATGTCATCGCGTAAATTCGGACTCAATCTCGTGGTCTTCGTGGCAGTTGCCGCGCTGTTCACCGGTTTCTGGGCCCTCATCAACCGGCCGGTCAGCGCGCCCGACTGGCCCGAGCAGATCTCCGGCTTCTCCTTCTCGCCGTTCCGTCTGGATCAGAACCCGCAGAAGAACCAATACCCGAACGACGCGCAAATCCGCGCAGATCTGGAGCTGCTCAGCAAGCAGACCGACAACATCCGTACCTATTCGGTCGAGGGCACCCTCGCCGATATCCCGCGCCTGGCCGAAGAGTTCGGCCTACGCGTGACCCTCGGGGTGTGGATCAGCCCGGACATTGAGCGCAACGAGCGCGAGATCGCCCAGGCCATCGAGATCGCCAATTCCTCGCGCAGCGTCGTGCGCGTGGTGGTCGGCAACGAGGCGCTGTTCCGCCGCGAAATCACCGCCGACAAGCTGATCGCCTACCTCGACCGCGTGCGCGCGGCCGTCAAGGTGCCGGTCACCACCTCCGAACAGTGGCACATCTGGCAGGAACACCCCGAGCTGGCCAAGCACGTCGACCTGATCGCCGCCCACGTGCTGCCCTACTGGGAGTTCGTGCCGATGGAGGACTCCACCGATTTCGTCCTCGAACGCGCCAAGGATCTGAAGAAGCTGTTCCCGAAAAAACCGCTGCTGCTCTCCGAAGTGGGCTGGCCGAGCAACGGCCGCATGCGCGGCGGCGCCGACGCCACCCAGGCGGATCAGGCCATCTACCTGCGCACCCTGGTGCACGCGCTGAACTCCAAGGGCTACAACTATTTCGTCATCGAGGCCTTCGACCAGCCGTGGAAGGCCAGCGAAGAAGGCTCGGTCGGCGCCTACTGGGGCGTCTACAACGCCGAGCGCCAGGCGAAATTCAATTTCGAAGGCCCGGTGGTGGCGATCCCGCAATGGCGGGTGCTGGCCATCGGCTCGGTAGTTCTCGCCCTGCTGGCGCTGACTCTGATGCTGATCGACGGCAGCGCCCTGCGTCAGCGCGGCCGCACCTTCCTGACCTTCGTCGCCTTCGCCGGCGGTTCGGTGCTGGTGTGGATCGGCTACGACTACAGCCAGCAATACAGCACCTGGTTCAGCCTGACCGTCGGCCTGCTGCTCGGCGTCGGCGCCCTCGGCGTGTTCATCGTCCTGCTCACCGAAGCCCACGAACTGGCGGAGACCGTGTGGACGCGCACGCGCCGCCGGCCGTTCAGTCCGGTGCTGACCGATAGCGCCTACCGGCCCAAGGTTTCGGTGCACGTGCCCTGCTACAACGAGCCGCCGGAGATGGTCAAACAGACCCTCGACGCCCTGGCCAACCTCGACTATCCGGATTTCGAAGTCCTGATCATCGACAACAACACCAAGGACCCGGCCGTCTGGGAACCGGTGCGCGACTACTGCGCGCAGCTCGGCCCGCGCTTCAAGTTCTTCCATGTCGCGCCGCTGGCCGGCTTCAAGGGCGGCGCGCTGAACTACATCCTGCCGCACACCGCGGCGGATGCCGAAGTGATCGCGGTGATCGACTCCGACTACTGCGTCGACCGCAACTGGCTCAAGCACATGGTCCCGCACTTCGCCGATCCGAAGATCGCCGTGGTGCAGTCGCCGCAGGACTACCGCGACGGCAACGAGAGCACCTTCAAGAAGCTCTGCTATGCCGAATACAAGGGCTTCTTCCATATCGGCATGGTCACCCGCAACGACCGCAACGCGATCATCCAGCACGGCACCATGACCATGATCCGTCGCAGCGTGATGGACGAACTGCAGTGGGCCGACTGGACCATCTGCGAGGATGCTGAGCTGGGTCTGCGCGTGTTCGAGAAGGGCTATGCCGCCGCCTACGCCTACGACAGCTTCGGCAAGGGCCTGATGCCGGACACCTTCATCGACTACAAGAAGCAGCGCTTCCGCTGGGCCTACGGCGCCATCCAGATCATGAAGGGCCACGCGCGCAGCCTGTTCCTCGGCAAGGACTGCGAGCTCAAGTCCGGCCAGCGCTACCACTTCATCGCCGGTTGGCTGCCGTGGATCGCCGACGGCTTGAACATCTTCTTCACCATCGGCGCACTGCTGTGGTCGGCGGCGATGATCATCGTGCCGCAACGGGTCGACCCGCCGCTGATGATCTTCGCCATCCCGCCGCTGGCGCTGTTCTTCTTCAAGTTCGGCAAGATCATGTTCCTCTACCAGCGCGCGGTAGGCGTCGACCTGAAGCGTTCGTTCCAGGCGGCGATCGCCGGTCTGGCGCTGTCGCACACCATCGCCAAGGCGGTGTTGTACGGCACCTTCACCAAGACCATCCCGTTCTTCCGCACGCCGAAGATGGCCTCCAACCACGGCATCCTGGTGGCGCTCGCCGAAGCGCGTGAAGAGGTGTTCATCATGCTCCTGCTGTGGGGCGCGGCGGCCGGCATCGGCGTGGTCCAGGGCCTGCCCAGCGCCGACGTGAAGTTCTGGGTGACCATGCTGCTGGTGCAGTCGCTGCCCTACCTGGCGGCGCTGATCATGGCCATGCTGTCGTCTCTGCCGAAACCGGCCGAACAGGCCGTGGAAAACGAAGTGGCGGCAGTCTGA
- a CDS encoding iron-containing alcohol dehydrogenase: protein MRNFTFYNPTRLHFGAGQIARLSEEIPPSSRVLITLGGGSIFQNGVWQQVEDALSGHHTSRFAGIEANPQFATLIRGLEQARAAACDFILAVGGGSVIDGSKFIAAALCHPGDPLELLTGTPISAAMPLGCVLTLAATGSESNGKGVVSHAGRQEKLPFASPLLYPRFAILDPRSTFSLPPRQISNGVVEAFVHTLEQYLTYPAGAPLQDRYAEGLLRTLIEEGPKALVTPCNYAVRANLMLCANQAMNGVLGCGVPHDWSTHLIGHELTALYHIDHAQTLAVILPALLNERRAVKQAKLLQYAERVWDFNLGKSEARIDAAINATRDFFQRLGVPTRLGEHGLDAGAIPQILAQLQRHGLTALGEHADLDLEGCERILLKAL, encoded by the coding sequence ATGCGCAACTTCACCTTCTACAACCCCACCCGCCTGCACTTCGGCGCCGGGCAGATCGCCCGGTTGAGCGAGGAAATCCCGCCCAGCAGCCGGGTGCTGATCACCCTCGGCGGCGGCAGCATCTTCCAGAACGGCGTCTGGCAGCAGGTGGAAGACGCCCTCAGCGGCCATCACACCAGCCGCTTCGCCGGCATCGAGGCCAACCCGCAATTCGCCACTCTGATCCGCGGCCTGGAGCAAGCCAGGGCCGCCGCCTGCGACTTCATCCTCGCCGTCGGCGGCGGTTCGGTGATCGACGGCAGCAAGTTCATCGCCGCTGCCCTCTGCCACCCGGGCGACCCGCTCGAATTGCTGACCGGCACGCCGATCAGTGCGGCCATGCCGCTGGGCTGCGTGCTGACCCTGGCGGCCACCGGCTCGGAGAGCAACGGCAAAGGCGTGGTCAGCCACGCCGGGCGCCAGGAGAAGCTGCCATTCGCCAGCCCCCTGCTGTACCCGCGCTTCGCCATCCTCGACCCGCGCAGCACCTTCAGCCTGCCACCCCGGCAGATCAGCAACGGCGTGGTCGAGGCCTTCGTCCACACTCTCGAGCAGTACCTCACCTATCCGGCCGGCGCGCCGCTGCAGGATCGCTACGCCGAGGGCCTGCTGCGCACCCTGATCGAGGAGGGCCCGAAAGCCCTGGTCACCCCGTGCAACTATGCGGTGCGCGCCAACCTGATGCTCTGCGCTAACCAGGCGATGAACGGCGTGCTCGGCTGCGGCGTGCCGCACGACTGGAGCACCCACCTGATCGGTCACGAACTGACGGCGCTCTACCATATCGACCATGCCCAGACCTTGGCGGTGATCCTCCCGGCCCTGCTCAACGAGCGCCGCGCGGTCAAGCAGGCCAAGCTGCTGCAATATGCCGAACGGGTCTGGGACTTCAACCTCGGCAAATCCGAGGCGCGCATCGACGCCGCGATCAACGCCACCCGCGACTTCTTCCAGCGCCTGGGCGTGCCCACCCGCCTCGGCGAACACGGCCTGGATGCCGGAGCGATCCCACAGATCCTCGCCCAACTGCAACGCCACGGCCTGACCGCTCTCGGCGAGCATGCCGACCTCGACCTGGAGGGCTGCGAGCGCATACTGCTAAAGGCGCTCTGA
- the tcdA gene encoding tRNA cyclic N6-threonylcarbamoyladenosine(37) synthase TcdA, translating to MQIDEQRFGGIARLYGRDGLERLAAAHVAVVGIGGVGSWAAEALARSGVGEISLFDLDDVCITNTNRQVHALDGAVGQAKVEAMATRLRAINPACVVHAVADFVTRETMAEYIIEQFDAVIDCIDSVAAKAALIAWCKRRKIQIVTTGGAGGQIDPTQIQIADLNKTFNDPLAAKVRSTLRRDYGFSRTPGRTYSVPCVFSTEQLRYPKPDGTVCQTKGFVGEGVKLDCAGGFGAVMMVTASFGMAAAAKTVDKLVAGARRPAERKAAPGS from the coding sequence ATGCAGATCGACGAGCAGCGTTTTGGCGGTATCGCCCGGCTATATGGCCGCGACGGCCTTGAGCGCCTGGCGGCCGCGCATGTCGCCGTGGTCGGCATCGGCGGGGTCGGCTCCTGGGCGGCCGAGGCGCTGGCGCGTTCCGGGGTCGGCGAGATCTCGCTGTTCGACCTCGACGATGTGTGCATCACCAACACCAACCGCCAGGTGCATGCCCTCGACGGTGCGGTTGGCCAGGCCAAGGTCGAGGCCATGGCCACGCGCCTGCGCGCCATCAATCCGGCCTGCGTGGTGCACGCGGTGGCCGACTTCGTCACCCGCGAGACCATGGCCGAGTACATCATCGAGCAGTTCGACGCGGTGATCGACTGCATCGACAGCGTGGCGGCCAAGGCCGCGCTGATCGCCTGGTGCAAGCGACGCAAGATCCAGATCGTCACCACCGGTGGCGCCGGCGGGCAAATCGACCCGACCCAGATCCAGATCGCCGACCTCAACAAGACTTTCAATGACCCGCTGGCCGCCAAGGTGCGCTCGACCCTGCGCCGCGACTACGGCTTCTCGCGTACGCCGGGGCGCACCTACAGCGTGCCCTGCGTGTTTTCCACCGAGCAGCTGCGCTACCCGAAGCCGGACGGCACGGTGTGTCAGACCAAGGGCTTCGTCGGTGAAGGGGTGAAACTCGACTGCGCCGGCGGTTTCGGCGCGGTGATGATGGTCACCGCCAGCTTCGGCATGGCCGCGGCGGCCAAGACCGTGGACAAGCTGGTGGCCGGCGCGCGGCGGCCGGCGGAGCGCAAGGCCGCCCCAGGTTCTTAA
- a CDS encoding SufE family protein: MSLPASASEALAAFATAGAWEQRARLLMQWGERLQPLSEAERCDANRVQGCESQVWLVAKVQDGRWQFRAASDARLLRGLLALLLARVEGLSAQDLAAVDLADWFARLGLARQLSPSRSNGLNAVLQRMRELTLRAL, from the coding sequence ATGAGCCTGCCCGCCAGTGCCAGCGAGGCGCTCGCCGCCTTCGCCACGGCCGGTGCCTGGGAACAGCGCGCGCGCCTGCTGATGCAGTGGGGGGAGCGCTTGCAACCGCTGAGCGAGGCCGAACGTTGCGACGCCAACCGCGTGCAGGGCTGCGAAAGCCAGGTCTGGTTGGTCGCCAAGGTGCAGGACGGCCGCTGGCAGTTCCGCGCCGCCAGCGATGCCCGGCTGCTGCGCGGCCTGCTGGCGCTGCTGCTGGCGCGGGTCGAAGGGCTGTCCGCGCAGGACTTGGCGGCAGTCGATCTGGCCGACTGGTTCGCCCGGCTCGGCCTGGCCCGTCAGCTGTCGCCCTCGCGCAGCAACGGCCTCAACGCGGTACTGCAGCGCATGCGCGAGCTGACCCTGCGCGCCCTGTAG
- a CDS encoding aminotransferase class V-fold PLP-dependent enzyme has product MSLPSPWRTDFPALAALEAEGQTYLDSAATSQKPQAVLDALLGYYVSGAANVHRAQHLPGERATRAFEATRSKVAQWLNAASPAQILFTRGTTEAINLLAYGLETQFHPGEQIVVSALEHHANLLPWQQLAQRRGLELLILPLSADGSIDLDQAAQLIGPRCRLLAVSQLSNVLGRWQPLPELLALAKARGALTLVDGAQGAVHGRHDVPALGCDFYVFSSHKLYGPDGVGVLYGRDEALQRLQHWQFGGEMVQVADYHGATFRPAPLGFEAGTPAIAAVIGLGAALDYLASLDPAAIAGHEAALHAKLLAGLAARDGIRLLGEPQVALASFSVEGVHSADLAHLLSEQGIAVRAGHHCAMPLLKSLGLSGAIRVSLGLYNDSSDLERFFSALDQALELLR; this is encoded by the coding sequence ATGTCCCTACCCTCCCCCTGGCGCACCGATTTCCCGGCCCTCGCGGCCCTCGAAGCCGAAGGCCAGACCTACCTCGACAGCGCCGCCACCAGCCAGAAGCCGCAAGCGGTGCTCGATGCCCTGCTCGGCTACTACGTCAGCGGCGCGGCCAACGTTCATCGCGCCCAGCACCTGCCCGGCGAACGCGCCACCCGGGCCTTCGAGGCGACCCGCAGCAAGGTCGCGCAGTGGCTGAACGCCGCCTCGCCGGCGCAGATCCTGTTCACCCGCGGCACCACCGAGGCGATCAACCTGCTGGCCTATGGCCTGGAAACGCAGTTTCACCCCGGCGAGCAGATCGTCGTCAGCGCCCTCGAACACCACGCCAACCTGCTGCCCTGGCAACAACTGGCGCAGCGGCGCGGGCTGGAACTGCTGATTCTGCCGCTGAGCGCCGACGGCAGCATCGACCTCGACCAGGCGGCGCAGCTGATCGGCCCGCGCTGCCGCCTGCTGGCGGTCAGCCAGCTGTCCAACGTGCTCGGCCGCTGGCAGCCGCTGCCCGAACTGCTGGCCCTGGCCAAGGCACGCGGTGCCCTGACCCTGGTGGACGGCGCCCAGGGCGCGGTGCATGGCCGCCACGACGTGCCGGCACTGGGCTGCGACTTCTACGTATTTTCCAGCCATAAGCTCTACGGCCCGGACGGCGTCGGCGTGCTCTATGGCCGCGACGAGGCCCTGCAGCGCCTGCAGCATTGGCAGTTCGGCGGCGAGATGGTGCAGGTCGCCGACTACCACGGCGCCACCTTCCGCCCCGCACCGCTCGGTTTCGAAGCGGGGACGCCGGCGATCGCCGCGGTGATCGGCCTGGGCGCGGCGCTGGACTACCTCGCCAGCCTCGATCCGGCGGCCATCGCCGGCCATGAGGCGGCGCTGCACGCCAAGCTGCTCGCGGGCCTGGCGGCACGGGACGGCATTCGCTTGCTCGGCGAACCGCAGGTGGCGCTGGCCAGCTTCAGCGTCGAGGGCGTGCACAGCGCCGATCTGGCGCATCTACTCAGCGAACAGGGGATCGCCGTGCGCGCCGGCCATCATTGCGCCATGCCATTGCTGAAAAGTCTCGGCCTGAGCGGTGCGATTCGCGTGTCACTGGGCCTGTACAACGACTCGAGCGACCTCGAACGTTTCTTCAGCGCGCTCGACCAAGCCCTGGAACTGCTGCGATGA
- the dapD gene encoding 2,3,4,5-tetrahydropyridine-2,6-dicarboxylate N-succinyltransferase produces MPNTLYSLAFGVGTQNRQGNWLEVFYAQPLLNPAADLVAKVAAKLNYSGGNQAIAISTTQAAELADALKGVDAAQAALLTRLAESQRPLVVTLLAEDAAPTSTPEAYLKLHLLSHRLVKPHGQNLTGIFPLLPNVAWTSQGAIDLSELAERQLEARLKGELLEVFSVDKFPKMTDYVVPSGVRLADSARVRLGAYIGEGTTVMHEGFVNFNAGTEGPGMIEGRVSAGVFVGKGSDLGGGCSTMGTLSGGGNIVISVGEGCLIGANAGIGIPLGDRNIVEAGLYITAGTKVALLDEQNQLVKVVKARDLAGQADLLFRRNSQNGAVECKTNKTAIELNEALHAHN; encoded by the coding sequence ATGCCCAACACTCTCTATAGCCTGGCCTTCGGGGTCGGCACCCAGAACCGCCAGGGCAACTGGCTGGAAGTCTTCTATGCCCAGCCGCTGCTCAACCCGGCTGCCGACCTAGTGGCCAAGGTGGCCGCCAAGCTCAACTACAGCGGCGGCAATCAGGCCATCGCCATCAGCACCACCCAGGCCGCCGAGCTGGCCGATGCGCTGAAAGGCGTCGACGCCGCCCAGGCCGCGCTGCTCACCCGCCTGGCCGAGAGTCAGCGGCCACTGGTCGTCACCCTGCTGGCCGAGGACGCCGCGCCGACCTCCACTCCCGAGGCCTACCTCAAGCTGCACCTGCTCTCCCACCGCCTGGTCAAGCCGCACGGGCAGAACCTCACCGGCATCTTCCCGCTGCTGCCGAACGTGGCCTGGACCAGCCAGGGCGCCATCGACCTCAGCGAACTGGCCGAGCGCCAGCTGGAAGCACGCCTGAAGGGCGAGCTGCTGGAAGTCTTCTCGGTGGACAAGTTCCCGAAAATGACCGACTACGTGGTGCCGAGCGGCGTGCGCCTGGCCGACAGCGCCCGCGTGCGTCTGGGTGCCTACATCGGTGAAGGCACCACGGTGATGCACGAGGGCTTCGTCAACTTCAACGCCGGCACCGAAGGCCCGGGCATGATCGAAGGCCGCGTGTCCGCCGGCGTGTTCGTCGGCAAGGGCTCGGACCTCGGCGGCGGCTGCTCGACCATGGGTACCCTGTCCGGCGGCGGCAACATCGTCATCTCGGTCGGCGAAGGCTGCCTGATCGGCGCCAATGCCGGCATCGGCATCCCGCTCGGCGACCGCAACATCGTCGAAGCCGGCCTGTACATCACCGCCGGCACCAAGGTGGCGCTGCTCGACGAGCAGAACCAGTTGGTGAAAGTGGTCAAGGCCCGCGACCTGGCCGGTCAAGCCGACCTGCTGTTCCGCCGCAACTCGCAGAACGGCGCGGTCGAATGCAAGACCAACAAGACCGCCATCGAGCTGAACGAGGCGCTGCACGCGCACAACTAA
- a CDS encoding ArsC family reductase: MSITLYGIKACDTMKKARTWLDEQGVSYSFHDYKASAIDRASLEKWCAEHGWQTVLNRAGTTFRKLDDAQKADLDQGKAIELMLAQPSMIKRPVLALDGRTLVGFKPEQYAAALS, from the coding sequence ATGAGCATCACCCTCTACGGCATCAAGGCTTGCGACACCATGAAGAAGGCCCGCACCTGGCTCGACGAGCAGGGCGTGAGCTACAGCTTCCACGACTACAAGGCCTCCGCCATCGACCGCGCCAGCCTGGAGAAATGGTGCGCCGAGCATGGCTGGCAGACCGTGCTGAACCGCGCCGGCACCACCTTTCGCAAGCTGGATGACGCGCAGAAGGCCGATCTCGACCAGGGTAAGGCCATCGAACTGATGCTCGCCCAACCATCGATGATCAAGCGTCCAGTGCTCGCTCTCGACGGGCGCACCCTGGTCGGTTTCAAGCCGGAACAATACGCGGCCGCACTCAGCTAA
- the dapC gene encoding succinyldiaminopimelate transaminase, whose amino-acid sequence MNNALNQLQPYPFEKLRALLAGAQPPADKNPIALSIGEPKHRSPSFVAEALSANLEQLAVYPTTLGIPALREAIAQWCERRFGVPAGWLDAARHVLPVNGTREALFAFTQTVVKRADSSQEPGLVVSPNPFYQIYEGAALLAGAEPHYLPCLAENGFNPDFDAVSAETWQRTQILFLCSPGNPTGALIPLETLKKLIALADQYDFVIAADECYSELYFDEQNPPAGLLSACAALGRSDFKRCVVFHSLSKRSNLPGLRSGFVAGDAEILKAFLLYRTYHGCAMPIQTQLASVAAWNDEVHVRANRALYREKFDAVLDILAPVMDVQRPDGGFYLWAQTPVDDQTFTRELFAREHVTVVPGSYLSREVEGFNPGAGRVRMALVAPLAECVEAAQRIRHYLQGL is encoded by the coding sequence ATGAACAACGCCCTGAACCAGTTGCAGCCTTACCCTTTTGAGAAACTCCGCGCCCTGCTCGCCGGCGCCCAGCCGCCGGCGGACAAGAACCCGATCGCCCTGTCCATCGGCGAACCCAAGCACCGTTCGCCGAGCTTCGTCGCCGAAGCGCTGAGCGCCAACCTCGAGCAACTGGCGGTGTACCCGACCACCCTCGGCATCCCCGCCCTGCGCGAGGCCATCGCCCAGTGGTGCGAGCGGCGCTTCGGCGTGCCGGCCGGCTGGCTGGACGCCGCCCGCCATGTGTTGCCGGTCAACGGCACCCGCGAGGCGCTGTTCGCCTTCACCCAGACAGTGGTCAAGCGTGCTGACTCTTCACAAGAACCGGGCCTGGTGGTCAGCCCCAACCCCTTCTACCAAATCTACGAAGGCGCGGCCCTGCTCGCCGGCGCCGAGCCGCATTATCTGCCATGCCTGGCGGAGAACGGCTTCAACCCGGACTTCGACGCGGTCAGCGCCGAGACCTGGCAGCGCACACAGATCCTGTTCCTCTGTTCGCCGGGCAACCCCACCGGCGCGCTGATTCCGCTGGAAACCCTGAAGAAGCTGATCGCCCTGGCCGACCAGTACGACTTCGTCATCGCCGCCGACGAGTGCTACAGCGAGCTGTACTTCGACGAACAGAACCCGCCAGCCGGCCTGCTCAGCGCCTGCGCCGCCCTCGGCCGCAGCGACTTCAAACGCTGCGTGGTGTTCCACAGCCTGTCCAAGCGCTCCAACCTGCCGGGCCTGCGCTCCGGCTTCGTCGCCGGCGACGCCGAGATCCTCAAGGCCTTCCTGCTCTACCGCACCTATCACGGCTGCGCCATGCCGATACAGACCCAGTTGGCCAGCGTCGCCGCCTGGAACGATGAAGTGCACGTGCGCGCCAACCGCGCGCTGTACCGCGAGAAGTTCGACGCGGTGCTGGATATCCTCGCCCCGGTGATGGATGTGCAGCGTCCGGATGGCGGCTTCTACCTGTGGGCGCAAACCCCGGTGGACGACCAGACCTTCACCCGCGAGCTGTTCGCCCGCGAGCACGTCACCGTGGTGCCGGGCTCCTACCTGTCGCGCGAAGTCGAGGGCTTCAACCCCGGCGCCGGCCGTGTGCGCATGGCCCTGGTCGCGCCGCTGGCCGAGTGCGTGGAGGCCGCCCAACGCATCCGCCACTACCTCCAGGGACTCTGA